A stretch of the bacterium genome encodes the following:
- a CDS encoding PqqD family protein, with translation MDSTIMRSSDQVSTSLGEEVVILSLKSEEYFGLKDVGAYIWNIIQEPKTVKDILEAIVNEYDVEPERCKGDLLALLEQLAEEGIIEVM, from the coding sequence AGACCAGGTCTCCACCTCCCTCGGAGAAGAGGTGGTGATACTTAGTCTTAAGTCAGAGGAGTACTTCGGGCTTAAAGATGTAGGTGCTTATATCTGGAATATTATTCAGGAGCCAAAAACGGTTAAGGATATTCTGGAGGCCATTGTGAATGAGTATGATGTGGAGCCTGAACGCTGTAAGGGTGACCTGCTGGCACTCTTAGAGCAACTGGCAGAAGAAGGAATTATCGAGGTGATGTAA